In the genome of Cercospora beticola chromosome 2, complete sequence, one region contains:
- a CDS encoding uncharacterized protein (BUSCO:EOG09264B3O~MEROPS:MER0013559) has product MNEFARFSKRAVDYIFDRPARNDDPSPIWCLGRSYDSEYRPDRPSSASGALPGTSPSAQSDVSHADSAVVTKASAKPDDVAADNDDELVKSFDQVQLSKSMDEEDLGWPSEFVDDFESRIWITYRDGFPPIPKSSDPAAGSKMSFTTKLRSLANQQGFTSDTGWGCMIRSGQSLLANTIVLHRLGRDWRKGKNEAEHKNVLSLFADTPEAPFSIHKFVEHGAQACGTYPGEWFGPSATARCLRALTDKYHEAGLRVYARPNDSDVYADALLETATQKDADDKFQPTLIVLGIRLGIDKVTPAYHVALKAALELPQSVGIAGGRPSSSHYFIGHQGDAFFYLDPHYTRPMLSPQPSGEDIETCHTRRIRKLPLSEMDPSMLLGFLIHSKEEFEQWRKAVSEMPGKAIIHIHDTEPKYATGNERAGAIDEVETMDETLDEDDDDEGEKI; this is encoded by the exons ATGAACGAGTTTGCCCGCTTCTCGAAGCGGGCAGTCGACTACATCTTCGACCGACCTGCCAGAAACGACGACCCATCGCCTATCTGGTGCCTGGGCCGATCCTACGACTCCGAGTATCGTCCCGACCGACCATCTTCAGCAAGCGGTGCCCTACCAGGTACCTCTCCCTCAGCACAGTCAGATGTATCACACGCCGATAGCGCAGTGGTGACCAAAGCGAGCGCGAAGCCCGACGATGTGGCTGCAGATAACGACGATGAGCTGGTCAAGAGCTTCGACCAAGTGCAACTTAGTAAAAGCATGGACGAAGAGGATCTTGGATGGCCCTCGGAATTCGTAGATGACTTCGAGTCGAGAATATGGATCACATACAGAGATGGCTTTCCGCCGATACCCAAATCGTCAGACCCAGCAGCGGGCTCGAAGATGTCATTCACGACCAAGCTACGAAGCCTTGCAAACCAACAGGGCTTCACTTCCGACACTGGTTGGGGATGCATGATCAGGAGTGGGCAGTCTTTGTTGGCGAACACAATCGTCCTGCATAGGCTAGGTCGGGACTGGAGGAAGGGTAAGAACGAGGCAGAGCACAAGAATGTTCTGTCGCTTTTCGCAGATACACCTGAGGCGCCCTTCTCTATTCACAAGTTCGTCGAGCACGGTGCTCAGGCATGTGGCACATATCCGGGCGAGTGGTTTGGTCCAAGCGCCACAGCCAGGTGTTTGCG AGCTCTCACCGACAAGTACCACGAAGCAGGACTGCGGGTCTACGCACGCCCTAACGATAGCGATGTATACGCAGATGCGCTCCTGGAAACAGCGACACAGAAAGATGCAGATGATAAATTCCAGCCGACGTTGATCGTACTCGGAATCAGATTGGGAATAGACAAGGTCACACCGGCATATCACGTAGCCCTGAAGGCAGCACTCGAGCTTCCACAAAGTGTTGGAATTGCTGGTGGACGaccaagcagcagccactACTTCATCGGTCACCAAGGCGATGCGTTCTTCTATCTCGACCCGCACTACACACGACCCATGCTATCGCCACAGCCTTCtggcgaagacatcgaaaCATGCCACACGCGACGGATCCGCAAGCTGCCTCTGTCCGAGATGGATCCTTCCATGCTCCTTGGTTTCCTCATACACAGTAAAGAAGAGTTCGAGCAGTGGAGAAAGGCTGTCTCAGAAATGCCAGGCAAAGCCATCATACACATTCACGATACAGAGCCAAAGTATGCCACTGGAAATGAGCGAGCAGGTGCCATTGACGAGGTGGAGACTATGGATGAAACGCtagatgaggatgatgatgacgagggcGAGAAGATATGA